One Glutamicibacter mishrai genomic window carries:
- a CDS encoding HNH endonuclease signature motif containing protein: MSKREVFHSSDDPRRLHIGPPGQRTTPGDFGLWAANLDQDNLFTQVAATARKLYELPPAATTDQGLETLKDITRLRSMLDAAEAAVIADSYEHAVKASTAQGAQDPLIEAPNDALQDQSSQYYGIDPSEETVIRSSFVAETAIALRSTEANARDRLFIAEGLRHLCPETLEELSRGEITTRTAQEIVKQSQDLDPEDVQHMQQTLLPIARTATDSAVAHRARKIHERLHPRPIEERHKKSAEDRKVSYWNEPNGMSVIQLYMPAENTLSIINTVNWHAAQHNDPDDERTEQQRRLDIICDALLDGWPAGGGTPLKARVAVTIPALEMLTDPQRALADLEGYGPIPIGTALRIAKDAPSFMKVLTDPWSGAVIDVGREKYRPSKALRDLLRNRDICCRFPGCNRPAETSEIDHIEAWASGGHTSRTNTHLLCKRHQMFKHALGWQATYLPDGSVNWRSPHGVVCIELPGSVTNVQNFDFEKDQTPMLPTVQLNERVRKVLGWFESTDEDTG; this comes from the coding sequence ATGAGCAAAAGAGAGGTATTTCACAGCAGCGATGATCCTCGCCGCCTGCATATCGGTCCACCCGGGCAACGGACTACGCCCGGAGATTTCGGGCTATGGGCAGCGAATCTGGATCAAGACAATCTGTTCACGCAGGTTGCCGCCACAGCGCGCAAGCTCTACGAACTTCCACCTGCAGCCACAACGGACCAGGGCCTGGAAACGCTCAAAGACATAACCCGGCTCCGGAGCATGCTGGACGCCGCAGAAGCAGCAGTGATTGCAGATTCATACGAGCATGCAGTGAAAGCCTCCACCGCCCAGGGAGCGCAAGACCCGCTCATTGAAGCCCCGAATGACGCGCTCCAGGACCAGTCATCGCAGTACTACGGCATCGACCCTTCGGAAGAAACAGTGATTCGTTCATCATTTGTCGCCGAAACCGCCATAGCCTTGCGGTCCACCGAGGCCAATGCGCGCGACCGCTTATTTATCGCAGAAGGCCTGCGCCACCTTTGCCCCGAGACCCTCGAAGAACTAAGCCGAGGTGAGATCACCACCAGGACAGCGCAAGAAATCGTCAAGCAATCCCAGGACCTCGACCCGGAAGACGTGCAGCATATGCAACAAACCTTGCTGCCCATTGCCCGCACGGCTACCGACTCGGCCGTTGCCCACCGCGCGAGAAAGATTCATGAACGCCTTCACCCTCGCCCCATTGAAGAACGCCATAAGAAGAGCGCCGAGGACCGCAAGGTGAGCTATTGGAATGAGCCCAACGGCATGTCGGTCATCCAGCTGTACATGCCGGCCGAAAACACCCTGAGCATCATCAACACCGTGAACTGGCACGCGGCACAGCACAATGATCCCGACGATGAGCGCACCGAGCAGCAACGCCGCTTGGACATCATCTGCGATGCGCTGCTCGATGGCTGGCCCGCGGGAGGCGGTACCCCATTGAAGGCACGGGTCGCGGTGACTATTCCGGCGCTTGAAATGCTGACCGATCCCCAGCGAGCCTTAGCCGATCTGGAAGGCTACGGCCCCATTCCCATCGGGACGGCGTTACGCATTGCCAAAGATGCCCCGTCCTTCATGAAGGTCCTCACGGATCCATGGTCCGGGGCAGTGATTGATGTCGGCCGTGAGAAGTACCGGCCCTCGAAGGCGCTGCGCGACCTGCTGCGCAATCGGGATATCTGCTGCCGCTTCCCCGGGTGCAATCGTCCGGCAGAGACTTCGGAGATCGATCATATTGAGGCCTGGGCCAGCGGCGGACATACCTCGCGCACCAATACGCACTTGCTGTGCAAGCGGCATCAAATGTTCAAGCATGCCTTGGGATGGCAGGCCACTTATCTTCCTGATGGCTCAGTGAACTGGCGTTCGCCACATGGAGTGGTGTGCATTGAGCTTCCCGGAAGCGTCACGAATGTGCAGAACTTCGACTTCGAGAAGGATCAGACGCCGATGCTTCCGACAGTTCAGCTCAACGAGCGGGTGCGCAAGGTCCTGGGATGGTTCGAATCAACGGATGAGGATACCGGTTGA
- a CDS encoding IS481 family transposase, protein MNIRNKQIITAVVHGSMNAKAAAHHFNVSERWVKELVRRYAFDGEAAYEPRSKRPKTSPNQTPEIIRNRITELRDELTKKGLDAGAETIQSHLETEGLTPPAKSTIHRILRQGNQVTDQPQKRPKSSFIRFESALPNEMWQSDFTHWTLVDGSDTEILDFIDDHSRYLISIHAYRTVTGRFVIKQFIDACEKHGRPQSSLTDNGLVFTTRFTGKTNGDGPAKNQFEKLLQQWDIKQINGSPSHPQTQGKVERFHRTLKLWLKAQPQATTVAELNKQLKEFQQIYNMERPHKGAGRKPPNVRYTALPKAVPKPLSHDEPRIRTDTVDKDGKLTLRYAGQLRHLGVGRTYSGIPVRMMVEDRDVTVINRKTGEIIRYFKIDPSKDYQKAISSLNR, encoded by the coding sequence GTGAATATACGCAACAAACAAATCATCACTGCAGTCGTTCACGGATCGATGAACGCCAAAGCCGCAGCACACCACTTCAACGTCTCGGAACGTTGGGTCAAAGAACTCGTCCGACGCTACGCCTTCGATGGGGAAGCCGCCTACGAACCCAGATCCAAACGACCCAAAACATCACCCAACCAAACACCGGAGATCATCAGAAACCGCATCACCGAGCTCCGCGACGAACTCACCAAAAAAGGGCTGGACGCAGGAGCAGAAACCATTCAATCCCACCTCGAAACAGAAGGACTGACCCCACCAGCAAAATCCACCATCCACCGCATCCTGCGCCAGGGCAACCAGGTCACGGACCAACCACAAAAACGCCCCAAATCCTCATTCATACGCTTCGAATCAGCCCTCCCCAACGAAATGTGGCAATCCGATTTCACGCACTGGACCCTAGTCGACGGCAGCGACACAGAGATCCTCGACTTCATCGATGACCACTCCAGATACCTGATCAGCATCCACGCCTACAGGACCGTGACTGGGCGTTTTGTTATCAAACAATTCATAGACGCTTGCGAAAAACATGGCCGGCCCCAATCATCACTGACCGATAACGGGCTGGTGTTCACCACCCGTTTCACAGGAAAAACCAACGGCGACGGGCCTGCGAAGAACCAATTCGAGAAGTTGTTGCAACAGTGGGATATCAAGCAGATCAACGGCTCCCCAAGCCATCCTCAAACCCAGGGGAAAGTCGAACGATTTCACCGCACCCTCAAGCTTTGGCTCAAAGCCCAGCCGCAAGCCACGACGGTAGCTGAACTCAATAAGCAACTGAAGGAATTTCAACAAATCTACAACATGGAACGGCCGCACAAAGGTGCCGGAAGGAAACCACCCAACGTGCGTTACACCGCGTTGCCCAAAGCCGTTCCCAAACCGTTGTCGCACGATGAACCGCGCATCAGAACCGACACGGTAGATAAAGACGGAAAACTCACACTCAGGTACGCAGGACAGCTTCGACACCTCGGTGTGGGGCGCACCTACTCAGGCATTCCGGTTCGCATGATGGTTGAAGATCGGGACGTAACCGTCATCAACAGAAAAACCGGCGAAATCATCAGGTACTTCAAAATTGACCCTTCGAAGGATTACCAAAAAGCAATTTCGAGCCTGAATAGGTGA
- a CDS encoding VOC family protein, with product MASVLSEISVDCANPMLLARFWCEVLDFEVREEQAGLVSIGAPDGNSGAIVMTFAQVPEPKSMKNRLHLDVRPFGTDQQQEVDRLLSLGASYADVGQDEDVSWVVLADPEGNEFCVLSGNS from the coding sequence ATGGCAAGTGTATTGAGCGAGATTTCCGTGGACTGCGCGAACCCGATGCTTCTGGCTCGCTTCTGGTGCGAAGTGCTGGACTTTGAAGTGCGTGAAGAACAAGCCGGATTGGTGTCCATCGGCGCTCCCGATGGGAACAGCGGGGCTATCGTAATGACCTTCGCACAGGTTCCCGAACCGAAATCAATGAAAAACAGGCTGCACCTCGATGTGCGGCCATTTGGCACAGACCAACAGCAAGAAGTCGATCGCCTACTGTCCCTTGGCGCCTCGTACGCGGACGTTGGCCAGGATGAGGACGTGAGCTGGGTAGTGCTCGCCGATCCGGAAGGCAACGAGTTCTGCGTCCTCTCCGGCAACAGCTAA